In Perca flavescens isolate YP-PL-M2 chromosome 7, PFLA_1.0, whole genome shotgun sequence, the following proteins share a genomic window:
- the wfdc2 gene encoding WAP four-disulfide core domain protein 3 isoform X1 — protein MCRDGNVTLQAQGPSIIWLDCSACRLCTGIFVQTGVHSCEKEVNMEQHWSAICAVILALGASVHFDIVFAAEADGNLTVILPKPGHCPRRLNVVPSHKGCVCDEDCPADHKCCVFDCGAVCVPPAFTKPGVCPRRHWGSGLCAEFCSNDSDCPKDEKCCHNGCGHECIAPYTVKPGRCALPQGTPMCAEYCYHDGQCPGEQKCCKTTCGHACSEPC, from the exons ATGTGCAGAGATGGGAATGTAACTCTACAGGCACAAGGACCCAGCATCATTTGGCTGGACTGCTCAGCCTGCAGGTTGTGTACTGGGATATTTGTTCAAACAGGAGTACATTCTTGTGAGAAAGAAGTTAACATGGAGCAACACTGGTCGGCAATTtgtgctgtgattttagcactTGGTGCATCGGTGCACTTTGACATAGTTTTTGCTGCAGAAGCTGATGGCAATTTAACAG TGATTCTTCCCAAACCTGGCCACTGCCCACGTCGCCTTAATGTTGTCCCATCACataaggggtgtgtgtgtgatgaagaCTGTCCTGCTGACCACAAATGCTGTGTCTTTGACTGTGGAGCTGTCTGTGTCCCTCCTGCTTTCA CTAAACCAGGAGTGTGTCCTCGCAGGCACTGGGGCTCAGGACTGTGTGCTGAATTTTGCTCCAATGATAGCGACTGCCCCAAGGATGAGAAGTGCTGCCACAATGGATGTGGACACGAGTGCATTGCACCATACACAG TGAAGCCGGGTCGCTGCGCCCTTCCCCAGGGAACCCCCATGTGTGCTGAGTACTGCTACCATGATGGTCAGTGTCCAGGAGAGCAGAAGTGCTGCAAGACAACCTGCGGCCACGCCTGCAGTGAGCCCTGCTGA
- the wfdc2 gene encoding WAP four-disulfide core domain protein 3 isoform X2 translates to MCRDGNVTLQAQGPSIIWLDCSACRLCTGIFVQTGVHSCEKEVNMEQHWSAICAVILALGASVHFDIVFAAEADGNLTAKPGVCPRRHWGSGLCAEFCSNDSDCPKDEKCCHNGCGHECIAPYTVKPGRCALPQGTPMCAEYCYHDGQCPGEQKCCKTTCGHACSEPC, encoded by the exons ATGTGCAGAGATGGGAATGTAACTCTACAGGCACAAGGACCCAGCATCATTTGGCTGGACTGCTCAGCCTGCAGGTTGTGTACTGGGATATTTGTTCAAACAGGAGTACATTCTTGTGAGAAAGAAGTTAACATGGAGCAACACTGGTCGGCAATTtgtgctgtgattttagcactTGGTGCATCGGTGCACTTTGACATAGTTTTTGCTGCAGAAGCTGATGGCAATTTAACAG CTAAACCAGGAGTGTGTCCTCGCAGGCACTGGGGCTCAGGACTGTGTGCTGAATTTTGCTCCAATGATAGCGACTGCCCCAAGGATGAGAAGTGCTGCCACAATGGATGTGGACACGAGTGCATTGCACCATACACAG TGAAGCCGGGTCGCTGCGCCCTTCCCCAGGGAACCCCCATGTGTGCTGAGTACTGCTACCATGATGGTCAGTGTCCAGGAGAGCAGAAGTGCTGCAAGACAACCTGCGGCCACGCCTGCAGTGAGCCCTGCTGA